The proteins below are encoded in one region of Triticum aestivum cultivar Chinese Spring chromosome 1B, IWGSC CS RefSeq v2.1, whole genome shotgun sequence:
- the LOC123111693 gene encoding F-box protein At5g25290: protein MGTCSLVRMMSLLQLDLRMLRMLLALSPPPSSHWKFRKHPPLMLMETETVVEILPETPLMETETVVETLLELPLDVLMDIFSLLELPDLIRASSVCSFWRSAYSSLHSQLGQYKRPQTPCLLYASEADGENVASLYSLAEKRVYKLTLPDPPIRTRHLIGSSNGWLVTADEKSELHLLNPITGQQTALPSAITIEQIEPILDSAGAVNKIKMWDLARNDDPNEFSDCLYIRAFVFPDPPTGSYIVVIIHSPDRYLSFARVGDFKWTSLPGENYKQCIHMDGLLYAFTETGGVYTFDLTCPAITRNIIVDELQNYKTVGYTYVVQAPWGDLLQICRAIDVAPEGFIKTKKILFYKVDVAAKELVEMNGLHDHVLFLGRSQSQCLSTEEYPQLKPNRVYFTDDITYISKYKNDDRDIGILNLENDSREDVPKLWCNWPNPIWMTPNITRINMALDK, encoded by the coding sequence ATGGGGACGTGTAGCTTAGTGAGGATGATGAGCTTACTGCAGCTAGACTTGAGAATGTTGCGTATGCTGCTGGCCCTTTCTCCCCCTCCCAGTTCACACTGGAAATTCAGAAAACACCCGCCATTGATGCTGATGGAGACCGAGACCGTGGTGGAAATATTGCCGGAGACGCCGCTGATGGAGACCGAGACTGTGGTTGAAACACTGCTGGAGCTGCCGTTGGATGTATTGATGGATATCTTTTCCCTCCTGGAGCTTCCTGACCTCATTCGTGCAAGCTCCGTGTGCTCCTTCTGGCGCTCTGCTTATAGTAGTCTACATAGCCAGCTTGGGCAATATAAACGGCCCCAGACACCTTGCCTCCTCTACGCCTCCGAAGCCGATGGTGAGAACGTAGCTTCTCTCTACAGTCTTGCTGAAAAGAGGGTCTACAAGCTAACTCTTCCGGATCCACCTATCCGTACTAGGCATCTCATTGGGTCCTCTAATGGCTGGTTAGTTACTGCTGATGAGAAGTCTGAGCTTCACCTTCTCAATCCGATCACTGGTCAACAGACTGCCCTCCCCTCGGCGATCACCATTGAGCAAATAGAGCCGATCTTAGATAGTGCCGGTGCAGTTAATAAGATTAAGATGTGGGATCTAGCGCGGAACGATGATCCAAATGAGTTTTCTGACTGCCTCTACATCAGGGCATTTGTGTTTCCTGATCCACCCACGGGAAGCTACATTGTGGTTATCATCCACAGTCCAGATCGATATCTTTCCTTTGCAAGGGTAGGTGATTTTAAATGGACCTCGCTGCCGGGTGAGAACTATAAACAATGCATCCACATGGATGGTCTATTGTATGCATTCACAGAAACTGGAGGAGTCTATACTTTTGATCTGACCTGTCCTGCCATCACAAGGAATATTATTGTAGATGAGTTGCAGAATTACAAGACGGTTGGGTACACGTATGTTGTTCAGGCTCCATGGGGTGATCTGTTGCAAATTTGCAGAGCAATAGATGTCGCACCTGAAGGGTTCATAAAGACCAAGAAAATACTATTTTATAAAGTTGATGTGGCAGCAAAAGAACTTGTGGAAATGAATGGCTTGCATGATCATGTGCTGTTTCTTGGGCGTAGTCAGTCGCAATGCCTTAGTACTGAGGAATATCCACAACTGAAGCCAAATCGTGTTTATTTCACAGACGACATAACATATATTTCGAAGTATAAGAATGATGACCGGGATATAGGTATTCTCAACTTGGAAAATGACAGTAGGGAAGATGTACCTAAGCTTTGGTGCAATTGGCCAAATCCCATATGGATGACACCCAACATCACAAGGATTAACATGGCTTTGGATAAATAG